One Paenibacillus crassostreae DNA segment encodes these proteins:
- the ppaX gene encoding pyrophosphatase PpaX → MIDTILFDLDGTIIDTNEHIINAFIHALKDHVPTPLTREHIIPRMGITLEQQIEYFTGTNDVTPFVKEYRSYYDTYHDENVQPFPQVMEVIEGLHAKGIAMGVVTTKNRPGTLRVLEMFGLMKYMGSIVTVQDVVNPKPHPEPVLKAVNELGSDPMKTLMVGDSAVDLQAAHAAGVRSAGVSWSLKGEEVLKKYNPDYMLHTMNDLYLVLEQE, encoded by the coding sequence ATGATTGACACCATTTTATTTGATCTTGATGGAACGATTATTGATACGAATGAGCATATTATTAATGCTTTCATACATGCTTTGAAAGACCATGTCCCAACACCTTTAACAAGAGAACATATTATTCCTAGAATGGGGATAACTTTAGAGCAACAAATTGAATATTTCACAGGCACTAATGATGTTACTCCCTTTGTGAAGGAATATAGAAGTTATTATGATACCTATCATGATGAGAACGTACAACCTTTTCCACAGGTTATGGAAGTTATAGAAGGTCTACACGCTAAAGGGATTGCTATGGGAGTTGTAACGACTAAGAATCGACCGGGTACCCTGAGAGTGCTTGAGATGTTTGGACTTATGAAATATATGGGTTCGATTGTGACCGTTCAAGATGTAGTGAATCCGAAACCTCATCCAGAACCTGTTCTGAAGGCAGTAAATGAACTTGGTTCGGACCCTATGAAGACACTAATGGTTGGAGATAGTGCTGTTGATCTTCAAGCCGCTCATGCTGCAGGGGTAAGGTCTGCAGGCGTCTCATGGTCGCTGAAGGGCGAAGAAGTTCTGAAAAAGTATAATCCTGACTATATGTTGCATACGATGAATGATTTATATCTTGTGTTAGAACAGGAGTAA
- the lgt gene encoding prolipoprotein diacylglyceryl transferase encodes MATLLLDPVVFSIGSLQVHWYGLILGLGALAGIMLAMREGRRFGISSEFFMDLLLIGVPSALVGARIYYVAFTWEDYKDNLWDVFKIWNGGIAIYGALIGAIIFAFFYTRHHGYKFWRIVDICAPGLLIGQIIGRWGNFINQEAYGGPVEQSFLKDTLHLPDFIVNQMNVQGIFHHPTFLYESVWNIVGLVILLVLRRQKFLRAAELFLSYFIWYAIGRFFIEGLRTDSLAFNGPDWLASLVDGLWAPMRWLGFEYGYLDVDYGNVRISQLLAILFFIFAVAIIIYRRVTDQTIERYLDPIVSTKGSVDKTPEASLNDKPSKKTITSDRVLHEEESFKDIKKE; translated from the coding sequence ATGGCAACGTTATTACTAGATCCGGTTGTATTTTCGATTGGATCATTACAGGTTCATTGGTACGGTCTAATTCTAGGATTAGGTGCTTTGGCAGGGATTATGCTTGCTATGCGAGAAGGTCGTAGATTTGGTATTTCTTCAGAATTCTTTATGGATCTTCTATTAATAGGCGTTCCTTCTGCACTTGTTGGAGCACGTATTTATTATGTTGCTTTCACGTGGGAAGATTATAAAGATAATCTATGGGATGTGTTCAAAATATGGAATGGAGGTATAGCGATCTATGGTGCCTTAATAGGCGCAATCATATTCGCATTCTTCTATACCCGTCACCATGGATACAAATTTTGGAGAATCGTTGATATTTGTGCGCCTGGGCTTCTCATTGGACAAATCATTGGCCGTTGGGGGAATTTCATTAACCAAGAGGCCTATGGTGGACCAGTGGAACAATCTTTTTTAAAGGATACGCTACATTTACCAGATTTCATTGTCAATCAAATGAATGTTCAAGGTATATTTCATCACCCGACATTTTTATATGAATCCGTTTGGAACATTGTAGGTTTAGTTATTCTATTGGTTCTACGTCGGCAGAAGTTTTTACGGGCAGCGGAATTATTCCTTTCTTATTTCATTTGGTATGCCATTGGAAGATTCTTTATTGAAGGTCTACGTACGGATAGTCTAGCTTTCAACGGTCCAGACTGGCTTGCATCTTTAGTAGATGGATTGTGGGCTCCAATGAGATGGTTGGGATTTGAGTATGGCTATTTGGATGTTGATTATGGAAATGTAAGAATATCGCAGCTACTAGCTATCTTGTTCTTTATATTTGCAGTAGCAATTATTATCTACCGACGTGTAACAGATCAAACAATAGAACGTTATCTTGACCCGATCGTGTCAACCAAGGGTTCTGTTGATAAAACGCCAGAAGCATCACTGAACGATAAGCCATCCAAGAAGACAATTACTTCTGATCGCGTATTGCATGAGGAAGAGTCTTTCAAGGATATTAAAAAGGAGTAA
- the hprK gene encoding HPr(Ser) kinase/phosphatase, whose amino-acid sequence MPKNVKVVELVQQFQMEVISGEQGLKRTITVDDLNRPGLEMAGYFEYHPKERVQLLGKTELAFFEMLTDEEKVDRMQKICADETPCIVVTRSLEVPQELIDVSNAKSLPVLRSNMATTILSSRITGFLERKLAPTATIHGVLCDVYGVGMLITGTSGIGKSETALELVKRGHRLVADDAVEIRQTSDNQLFGSAPELIRHLLEIRGVGIINAMTLFGAGAVRNNKRITLVVRLENWQQDKQYDRLGLDEETTRIIDTDVPLVTIPVRPGRNLAVIIEVAAMNYRLKKMGLNAALQFTNKLTATIAEDMDDMD is encoded by the coding sequence ATGCCTAAAAATGTTAAAGTGGTAGAACTAGTGCAACAATTCCAGATGGAAGTTATTTCTGGAGAACAGGGACTTAAACGTACGATAACGGTAGACGACTTAAATCGGCCTGGTCTAGAAATGGCAGGCTATTTTGAATATCACCCGAAAGAACGTGTACAACTACTTGGTAAAACTGAATTAGCTTTCTTCGAAATGTTAACAGATGAAGAAAAGGTAGATCGCATGCAGAAAATTTGTGCAGATGAAACTCCATGTATCGTTGTTACAAGATCATTAGAGGTTCCACAGGAATTAATTGATGTAAGTAATGCGAAGAGTTTACCAGTCTTGCGCAGTAACATGGCTACAACCATTCTATCTAGTAGAATTACTGGGTTTCTAGAGAGAAAATTAGCTCCTACAGCAACGATCCATGGTGTATTATGTGATGTATATGGTGTCGGCATGTTAATTACAGGAACTAGTGGTATTGGTAAAAGTGAGACAGCCTTGGAACTAGTTAAAAGAGGGCACCGTCTTGTAGCAGATGATGCAGTAGAAATTCGTCAGACATCCGATAATCAGCTTTTTGGTTCTGCACCTGAGTTAATCAGACATTTACTTGAGATTCGTGGCGTTGGTATTATTAATGCCATGACATTATTTGGTGCAGGCGCTGTCCGGAATAATAAGCGGATTACATTAGTTGTTCGATTGGAGAATTGGCAGCAAGATAAACAATATGATCGTCTAGGATTAGATGAAGAAACTACGCGAATTATAGATACGGATGTTCCATTAGTGACGATTCCTGTTCGTCCAGGGCGTAACCTTGCAGTAATTATTGAAGTAGCAGCTATGAATTATCGATTGAAGAAGATGGGTTTGAATGCTGCACTTCAGTTCACTAATAAGTTAACAGCGACGATTGCAGAAGATATGGATGATATGGATTAG
- a CDS encoding ABC transporter ATP-binding protein, producing the protein MAGVRLEHIFKKYAGADKATVEDINLDIKDKEFLVLVGPSGCGKSTTLRMIAGLEEISDGKLYIGDRVVNDVAPKDRDIAMVFQSYALYPHMSVYQNMAFGLKLRKVKKDEIDKKVRDAAKILDIEHLLERKPKALSGGQRQRVALGRAIVRDPQVFLMDEPLSNLDAKLRGQMRAEITKLVKRLETTCIYVTHDQTEAMTMGDRIVVMYDGIIQQAASPEELYNSPTNLFVAGFIGSPTMNFINGTLSESNGNVRFKSDGLDVEVPGGKAQILKNKGMIGKEVIMGVRPEDIHEEPVFLEASPNTIFSSTVDVTENLGHEMLLYLSGLGTDTVIARVDGRSTTRDGMTVRLAVDMNKVHIFDKESQLNVLLVD; encoded by the coding sequence ATGGCTGGAGTACGCTTAGAACATATTTTCAAGAAATACGCAGGTGCAGATAAAGCAACAGTAGAAGATATCAACCTTGATATTAAAGATAAGGAATTCTTGGTTCTTGTAGGACCATCTGGTTGTGGTAAATCTACAACACTTCGTATGATCGCTGGTCTGGAAGAAATTTCGGATGGTAAGCTTTATATCGGAGACCGCGTTGTGAATGATGTAGCTCCTAAGGATCGCGATATCGCGATGGTATTCCAATCATACGCATTGTACCCTCATATGAGTGTATATCAAAATATGGCATTTGGTTTGAAACTTCGTAAAGTGAAAAAAGATGAAATTGATAAAAAAGTACGTGATGCAGCAAAAATTCTAGATATCGAGCATTTGCTTGAACGTAAACCAAAGGCACTTTCTGGTGGTCAACGTCAACGTGTTGCCTTGGGTCGTGCGATTGTTCGTGATCCACAAGTCTTCTTGATGGATGAGCCTCTATCCAACTTGGATGCGAAACTTCGTGGTCAAATGCGTGCTGAAATCACTAAACTGGTTAAGCGCCTTGAAACTACTTGTATCTATGTAACACATGACCAAACAGAAGCTATGACAATGGGTGATCGTATCGTAGTTATGTACGATGGTATCATTCAACAAGCTGCTTCGCCAGAAGAATTGTATAATAGCCCAACTAATCTATTCGTAGCTGGCTTTATCGGATCACCTACAATGAACTTCATCAATGGTACATTAAGTGAGTCTAACGGTAATGTTCGCTTTAAATCTGATGGATTAGATGTAGAAGTTCCTGGTGGTAAAGCTCAAATCTTGAAGAACAAAGGTATGATCGGTAAAGAAGTAATTATGGGAGTTCGCCCAGAAGATATTCATGAAGAACCAGTATTCCTAGAAGCATCACCAAACACAATTTTCTCATCAACTGTAGATGTAACTGAGAATCTTGGACATGAAATGTTGCTTTACTTGAGTGGTTTGGGTACTGATACTGTTATTGCTCGTGTTGATGGACGTTCAACAACTCGTGATGGTATGACAGTTCGCTTAGCAGTTGATATGAACAAGGTTCATATCTTTGATAAAGAATCACAATTGAATGTTTTACTTGTAGATTAA
- a CDS encoding PucR family transcriptional regulator — translation MMMKMEALRLKLQEIVGIPLTIKELTKQDSNSFFNYKNSTLMDSVVNEGEVWFPLYSKDDKMSVLAGELNALSLEEVQFMELILANMRDQTTSSLTPLEEEERNIQSISSWIQGQIQLGKLDVPIPEDLAIQKRISSGMVPLLLSSEGIHSPVISYIQLKKLLISYFDGEILLIPLKENEWLILARKELILGGVEEKDDDQEETDAEILSAFCVGLHELVASEWVGVFQLSVALPLDPRNGLPATIVMLRETITLGKTFHITDQIHYPWELVLERLVFSIPESQRARFLEEVADHSIQLTDAETLMTLETFFQLDCNVSETAKRMYIHRNTLLYRLDKIKHETGLDVRRFGDAVLIKLTILLYNVTKRK, via the coding sequence ATGATGATGAAGATGGAGGCACTACGGCTGAAGTTACAAGAAATTGTAGGAATCCCTCTCACGATTAAGGAATTAACGAAACAGGACTCCAACTCTTTTTTTAATTATAAGAATAGTACGCTTATGGATTCTGTTGTGAACGAGGGCGAAGTGTGGTTCCCTCTATATAGTAAGGATGATAAGATGTCAGTCTTAGCGGGCGAATTAAATGCTTTGAGTTTAGAAGAGGTGCAATTCATGGAACTTATTCTAGCTAATATGCGAGATCAGACGACTTCATCTTTAACACCTCTTGAGGAAGAAGAAAGAAATATTCAAAGTATTAGTTCTTGGATTCAAGGACAAATTCAATTAGGCAAACTAGACGTTCCAATACCAGAAGATCTTGCCATACAAAAACGAATCAGTTCAGGAATGGTTCCCTTGCTCCTTAGTAGTGAAGGTATTCATTCACCCGTTATTTCATACATACAGTTAAAGAAATTACTTATTAGCTATTTCGATGGTGAAATATTATTGATTCCTTTGAAAGAGAATGAATGGCTTATATTAGCACGCAAAGAGTTAATCTTAGGTGGAGTTGAGGAGAAGGATGATGACCAAGAGGAAACAGATGCAGAAATCCTCTCTGCCTTCTGCGTAGGTCTACATGAGTTAGTAGCTAGTGAATGGGTAGGGGTGTTTCAACTATCGGTTGCCCTCCCTTTGGATCCAAGGAATGGGTTGCCAGCTACGATTGTGATGTTAAGAGAAACTATTACTTTAGGGAAAACATTCCATATTACAGATCAGATTCACTATCCTTGGGAGCTAGTTCTTGAGCGCCTCGTTTTTAGTATCCCAGAGAGCCAGCGTGCTCGGTTCTTGGAAGAGGTAGCGGATCACTCCATTCAATTAACTGATGCAGAGACACTAATGACGTTAGAGACATTTTTTCAATTAGACTGTAATGTTAGTGAGACGGCGAAGAGAATGTATATTCATCGAAATACGCTGCTCTATCGATTAGATAAGATCAAACATGAGACAGGGCTTGATGTTCGTAGATTTGGTGATGCTGTTCTGATTAAGCTTACAATACTATTGTATAATGTGACGAAAAGAAAATAG